The Raphanus sativus cultivar WK10039 chromosome 6, ASM80110v3, whole genome shotgun sequence sequence TCAGGGATCTTGGCTCTCTCGTCCCAGTCCTCTGGCTTCTTGTCCTCAGGGTCAGGAATGGTCTTGGCAGGGATCAAAGCAGGCTCAAAGTCCTCCCCAGAGAGTAAAttagccttcttcttctcctctccatCAACCAGAATCCTAACCTCGTTGTCCGGCTTCAAGACGGCCGTGTAGACATGGGAAAGCTTGTCGTAAGGAACAGAAGGAGGGAACTTGAGATGGTGCTCAACGTACTCGCCGCTCTTGGGATTCTTGTGCTTCAAGATGAAATGCACTTTGTTCGTGGCTCCACACTTGTCAGGCCCAAACATGATAGAGTAAGGGGACTCGCTGTCGAACCCTTCAGGCGTCCACCCAGCTTCCTGAGGGCGGAGGTACTTCAAGTAAGCACCACCACACTCCAGCCCTTCCTGGAAACGAACCTCGTACTGAAGAACAATCGTTCCTTCCTTGAGGTTTAGAGGCTCCTCGAGCTCTTTCACTATACCGTACTTGCGTGCCTTCTCGCTCACGAGAAGACCATAGTCATCATGTCCCTCGCTCTTGGCATGCTTCCACACACCTGAAACACATAAGCAGTCTTAACAAAGCAGCTTTCTATACACATTAATAAAACCACCAACCATTCAACAACATCATGACATTAAGTGACCACAACATTCTCGATTTGATTCAATTAGAATGTGGATATTCATATAATGGTTCAAGACTCTGAAATGTCCGGTTTATTATTAAACCATTTGGATCTATACTAAACCAACCATTCAATCAAACATTCTCGATTTGATTCTATCAGCATATAATAGTTGGTTAAATGACTCTGGAATGTCTGGTTTATTATCATAATCACGATGTAAACCATTCGGTTATTTCCGGTTTAGTTTGTTAACACTGATTCGTAACAAACTTTTGAGATCACTAATGAATCCACATTCTTCGAAACGATCCAGCGACCATACCTTCGTAATCACCATTCTTCGAAACGATCCAGCGACCATCAAACGGCTCATCGAACGACTCATACAACACctgaatataaaacaaaacgaaCTCAGATCTAAAAATAATCGGATCTGCGGAGAATATTCAAACATTTTTCCGAGAAAATCGAAATTTTACCGCATCATCGTCGCAGAAGCAAAGGTTCTGAAGCGAGAAGAGAGCTAAGATAAGTAGAAGGCCGGAGAATAGTTGCCGGTCTCTCATCATCGGATTCCTCGGGATTTAGATCGGAGAAGAGAgttagaatgttttttttttcttccttaaGCTTATCTCTCTGAGTAAGTATCTATTTAAATCCCGTAGACCCGGTTTAATGTGTCAATTTTATCGTTTCCACCAATGATAACGCTCGCCACGTGGTAGTAGCCAATAGTTGGACGCCACGTCGTACAGAAGAGGGCTATCCTACGTGCATATTGTTATATTTCTATTAATGTCCATTTTACGGCTAGTCAGTCTAACGTTAAGTATTGGGCTGTGGGCCTACTAATCAGTTTCAAAAGACTCTAGCCGTGTAAGAGTCTTCTAAAATAAAAGTCTCTATTGGGCTGGGCCTACTAATTAGTTTGAAAGTCTCTAGAGGAGCAAGAGTCTTCCACATACTATTGAGAAAAGCAAACTTTTTATACACGTAATAACCATTGCCAAATATCACACTAGTGGAAGATTACAagatactttttttattttaagactTGGTATTTAGAATGTTGAAGAAGGATATCTATAGTTTTAGTCTTTAGGTACTAAGTGACTGGTAACCATCTTCCCGGTTCTGTCTCCGGTATACCACGGCGGCTATTAGAACCAcaaccgccaccaccaccaccaccaccgtcacTGCAAGTAAGGCTAAAAAGCTCACACTTTTCGCATGTGCCTGCAAAGAAATAATTGAATACTTACGTAAGTAAAGTTACCCCCACATTGTAATAACCGGTTTGACCTAAACCGAGATCAGTTACCGGCAGATTACCTGCAAGGAGCTCTCCGGTTCAGGCAGCTGCTGAGCAACCAGGATGTAAAAGAGTCCCATGACTCCTGTATGACCAACGACATTACTGTAATTGAACTCCAGAGTCAGTGTCTCTCCATAAGTCACTTTCACCGGTTTAGGATAACAAGATGACATTCCAACAATGTAACCAGCTTCGTTTCCAGGTTCGTGTCCATTGCCATACTTCGGCATCGAAGAGCATATTCCCTCACCGTCCTGATGATCAATCCACAACACAAGAGTCTCAGTTTTTGAGTTAAAAAGTTAACTGTTTCATATTTGCATTAGCTTAAACCAAAATATGCAGGATATAAATGAGATAACcatgttattataattttggttactataattatttgtatagttatattaattatttacatggactttttttttagtttatctcTTGGTATTTGGTGTTTATCTATTGTGAATCATTATCCATGTtaaggtttttctttctttttatttacttgttgaattttattaaaacaaaaagttgTAAAGCTTGATAAAGTTACCGCTCGGTACAGAGCAGCACCAAGACCACCCGCGTGCTGGTGAGCTACTCCATAGACAATATACCCGTTAAACGGAATCATTAAGCTCTTTGTCCTAACGTCAACACATCCATCTCCACTGGTTGTGCACGGTTCCACATCATATTCCACCTGAAAGAAGCATAAAACCTTAGCTGAtgcttttaagaaaaaaaaaacattaagcaGAGATGTGAAATTATGTCTTTACTGACATGACAAAAATGTTCTTGGATATCTCCTGTTGATCCTTCTGACGGTTCCCAGGAATCCGTAACATCGAGAATATAAACCTTAGCCGGCAACAAAACCGAGCTGTCCCAATCAACCCATCTCACAATATACTTAAGATACAGAGTTCTTGTTTTGTCCCCATCCTCGAATCCCTTTCTTACCAGACACTGAGTCTTATCGTAGCAGCAGTATAAACCTCCTTTGTATCCAGGTTCCAAAGCTCGACCATACTCATCAACCGTCACATTATAAAGATCACACCGACACTCGGTGCATCCTTGTTTATCCACAACCCCTCTAGTGTCGATAGCGTGAATGTTCAGAAGCCATTTGAACTCGTACCCATCAGGCGTCTCTTCCGGGTTACCGATCTCGATCGCGTAAGGATCAGGAACATACGTCGAAGTCTTGCGTGTCTCTGATCCTAACCCGAAGTAATGTCTGACTCTGTTCCCACACAAGCCTCCGTTTCTAATGGGAATATAGTCAGGACTCGAACCAAGAAGATCATTTCTAGGCAAGTCTAGGTCTAGCTGCGAAAGGTTGAAACCTTTACGCACGTAGTAAGGATGGACGACCCAGTGGTGGAGATATGTCTCGTGTAACGGGACGGGGTTGCCGTCTTCGTCGACTACTTCGGCGTCGAAACCTTTGATGCCGATGTGGCCTCTTGGGAAATCGATGTCGAATAGGTGAGGGTCAGTGACTGATCCTGGAGTCATAACTTGTTTTGGTGATAGGAAACTTGCGGACTTGATCTTGAAGCTGTAGCTAGGCGATATGCTTGACGAgaccagaagaagaagtaaGGACGAGATCAGGCAAGAACATACCATTTTGTCCTGTTTCCAGATTGCAGAGGTGAAGAAATTAAGTAAAAGTGATTGAGTACGTAACCATGCATGGATAAACATCTCAAACCtagctttttaaaaaaaaataaaacaatgaacACAACAAACCCACTTGAAAGTTTGAAAAATGAATAATCTAACATAAAATCTGTTTAAACTCATCAGGGTAGGATCTGAGATTTTAGGaggtacatatatatttttttaaaattaataaaaagaattgtaatttAGGAGTCTATTCATTATGAAAAATGAATAATCTAacaaaaatagtataaatttatGTTTGTCAGCAATTTAGTATTAATAAATTGTGGTTCAGTGGTCGGAATGGGCTGTTATGAACCCACAGATACACGGTTCAGATCCCCGAAGTgaccatttattttttttgactcGAAATTTACACAATTTTATTCATACTTTGACCCCACATAAATTTCCTTCTGGGTCCGCCACTGCTCATACATAAACAGAGACGCAGAGATGTTAAATAACCTCCAGATTCGAACATATCTACTTTGTAACTCTCTTCCctatcaaccaaaaaaaaattacaaaagacAGAGCTAGGGAGAGAGAGATTTACGTGTGCTGAACGGAAAATTCTCAGAACCAACTCTCTTCAATTCGATGTATCGATGAAACCTAAAGTCCTTTGTCTTGTATGTTACTGTAATAAAGTGTCCCACGAGGAACATTTCGAGAGAGTTGATCTATTTGTTATGGGAAATGCAGATGCTCTCATATAAGCCAAGAGACGTGTAGAACAATAGAACAGGATTTGTGACGAGAGCGATGATGTCAGTGAGTTAACTATTTTTCTGAGAATAGCcgatagttttttaaaataaaatgtactAAAACTGGAATGCTCTATCCAGGAGCTGTCGTGTGAACAAACCACAAGGGAGACGTCTTTACTAGAAAAAGAAAacgttatttttttcaaatgtcTTTCACTCTTTCAACTTCTCTGTTAGTAGTTGCGTTAAGTTAAACGAAGCAGGTCTTTTCCATCTTCCATATGCTTTTATCCTATTGAAGGAAAAAACGTCGATTTggaattttgtataaataaggaaagtcCTCATTGATTTTTTTCCCACTATAATTAGTCGATGTAGTTCAGTACAAATTGACTTTGAATTCATCCACACACTATCCATCGGTTTAAGTGActgaccttttttttttttgaacaacaagtGACTGACTTTAATAAAGATTCGAAGCTGAACCTGGACTAGAAATGAAGTTTCCACGTCTTTTGTTGCATGCTTCCAAGACGCTTACACTGATCACGATTCACGACCACACCAACATATACATACACATCTGTGACCTAACCATCCATTCGTCTCTAGAAGATTATGACGTGCTTTTGAGCACTAACGTCATCTAATCGTGCCTTCTTGATCGGGAAATGTGCGAGTCGGCCCGTGAAGAGCTGTGAAACTCCAAACCCACTATACAATGGGCCCAGTGTAGACATGCCTCATAAGTTAACTTCATTCCTGTGAGGTCAATTAATTTTACTTTGCCTTTTTGTAGTTTAGGTAAGTTAAAGCTTCAAAGCACTTCAAATGTTGACTGTATATTAAGTCATTTTCAACATTTTACTTAAGAACGATCTAGTATTGTAAACTAGGGTAGTAATAGGGTTGTAGAACACATTATTCAACCTTTTTAGGATTCTAAAACTCCAACAGTTAAATAACAGTGGTAAGAACAGTATTAGAGTCGCAAGTCGAAATgattaatcatataattattataaaatacatatataataacgTGTACTTTAATGCTGCAGGTAAacgaataaaataataagagtaTATTAACATCTTTATTATTATGCAGTCtaggaaaattaaaatttaaaattacatattgtcattttcattttttttataaattaaggCGACTATAATATTCGAAAATAGTGTTGTAATAGGGGCTTTAGAACACGCTGTTGAACATTAATATTCCAAAACTCCAACAGTTAACTAACAGGGTAAAAACAGTATTAGAGTCGCAAGTCGCAATGATGAACATGATAATATATCATGATAAtaacaatacatatataatattgtacTAATGCTgcaaattaacataaaataatttgaaaaatgagAGAAAAGACAAAGAAAAGGTAAGAGGAAACTGAGGGGCTGAGGAGAGAGGAGGCTAGGGCTATGAGAGAGACAGTCAAATAAAACAGACTGAGCTTTAAAATGGCAGACTCTCAGAACTCCGACTTGACCTGTCGTTTCCTCATTGGCTACCTTTCCACGTTAAAGTTTCCTTATCGGCTCAAACGGCTTTGTTTTCTTGCGATCACTGTTTATTGACAAGGCTTTTTTTATGTAATTCAACGTTTTTTATATGACAAACATGAAGCTTTTTTTAGATCCGTTTCACAAGAGCAATATATTCCTGATGCTTAACCTTTAGCTTACTATGatattgtaaaattttgttctaattttttatgAGTCTGTTTTCGAAAGAGTTCTCTTTAAAAACTTCAGTATTGAGTATAATTAGATACAACTTacattttagtgtttttttcGGTTATGGATTACCTATTTATTCTAATAGTTTTCGATTTTGTAGAGTCGCATACATTTTGCTTGGGATTGACTTTAATTAAATTTGATGGGAATTCTAATCTACGGTATATCCAACTAGTCTAACATATATATAGCCTGAATTTTATGGGAATATACGTTAGTCTTCAAATGAAGAACACTTATATACTTTTGGAATGTGAGCTATCCATCATCAAATGAAGTTAGTcttgtttaccaaaaaaaaaaaactgaagttAGTCTTCATACTGATGCCAAAAGAATAGTTCACCCAAAAAAAGTTAGTGGTAAAGCAATTAAACAACAAGTTGGATGTTTGGTTCTATAGCATTAATTTTGCTCAGTttgaaaaaaacttttttataaaatatttttggttttatttaccAAGAAATTCTGTTTTAGGGTACAGGTGTAATAATAGATCAGGGAGATGACAACACGTAATGATCGTTGAAGAGATTAGACCCCAAAGTTTATGGGATTAGATAGACTGAAacagttgaacaaaaaaaaagatagactGAAACACTTCTGACTCCTCCTTTTGAGGTTTCACTTtgcatttattaatttttgtttccttaatgcAAATTAATTCcctgtaaatatataaatactcaGAATTTATTACTGCACGgcagaaaaaattaaagttccTATTTTTGCTATAAATTAACAATCTCATTTAATGTCCACGAGATTCGCGTTCAGACAATGCTGAAATTTCTTAtcatacaaaaattattttgtcaTTATTTTATCAGAACAATAACATAACTTAAAAAGACTTTACTCAGTAGCATATATGTATAATCAATTCGTCTGAGTTATGTAAATGACACTACAGAGAAATATATACATTTCTCCGGCTGCTGCAAAGAGTTTCGTACAAATTATAACGGTATACACAATATTGCCAGATTCAAAGAGACAAAcacaaaagtttttaaaaaaacacaaaagtaaaattgttaaaaacgtaagagaaattttttaaaaaatgtagaagaataaataaaaaaaagaagagaacacAATAATAAGAGAGGGATCACCACAGTAAAACCCCTAATCATTTCACAAACTAACGTGTCAAATGACAAAGGGTCAAAATCGGTGTAGAGAAAAAGAATGTCGatgaaagataaaaagcttgaCTTGTTTAGTCACAACTGTCAAATTTTCAGCAAGACACATATCTTCTTTATATAATACttgcatatatatacatatatacgtACTTATTGCAATAAACAGGCATAtaataagaatatttttaaaatgttatatttattttctagattCTTTACTGTTGTATATATAGAAGCTGCGCGAGTGGTCACTTTAACAATAAAGCAACCTCCTCAGAAAGAGTAAAGAGTATTAGAGAAAGAGAATATGGATCCTGAAGGTTTCACGAGTGGCTTATTCCGATGGAACCCAACGAGAGCAATggttcaacaacaacaacaacaaccacctCCGGTTCCTCCTCCTCCGCAGCAACAACCTCCGGCAACACCGCAGACGGCAGCGTTTGGAATGAGACTAGGTGGTTTGGAGGGTTTGTTCGGTCCTTACGGAGTGCGTTTTTACACGGCGGCGAAGATAGCCGAGCTAGGTTTCACGGCGAGCACGCTTGTGGGCATGAAGGACGAGGAGCTTGAGGATATGATGAATAGCCTCTCTCATATCTTTCGTTGGGAGCTTCTCGTGGGTGAACGGTACGGTGTCAAAGCTGCCGTTAGAGCTGAAAGGAGACGTTtgcaagaagaggaagaggaggaataTTCTAGACGCCGTCATTTGCTACTCTCCGCCGCAGGTGATTCCGGCACTCATCACGCCCTTGATGCTCTCTCCCAAGAAGGTACTATAACATTGAATATAAACATTACCCCACGTTTTATGTGTGTATGGTAAGGTTGAGAACTTGAGAACACCATAATTTTGTGATTATGGATtcgtttaaaatattaatagcAAATGTCTGAAGGCTCTCAAGTATATATTCAAACTCAAAGTCTACAATTATATATAAGCTAATTCAgaatataaaagtgaaaatcaCATATACGTGTATGGAGACcgaatctaaaatttaaatatttttatttttattataataactatttcAATAATTTAGGATAAATGTGACCTACATAGTGAGCTATTGTTGTACACTATGCAGTTGTAGTCAGGTTGTTATATATTAGACCTATTGCAAGAAGTACGAGGAttagttataaacttataatgTATTATGTGATTGTGacaatagtatatatatagatgattGGACAGGGTTATCAGAGGATCCAGTGCATCAGCTAGAACACACTGATGCGGCGGGGAACAACGCCGTGGGAGGCTACTGGGAAGCAGGGCAGGCAAAGATGAAGAAGCCACAACAAAGACGCAGAAAGAAACAGATTGTGACGTCAGTGGAAACCGATGATGACATGAACGAAGGTGAGGATGACGATGACGGTAACGGTAACGGAGGAGGCGGTGTGTTGGGGATTGAGAGACAAAGGGAGCATCCGTTTATCGTAACGGAGCCTGGGGAAGTGGCACGTGGCAAAAAGAACGGTTTGGATTATCTTTTCCACTTGTACGAACAGTGTCGGGAGTTTCTTGTTCAGGTTCAGACCATTGCTAAAGACCGTGGCGAAAAATGCCCCACCAAGGTATCTTCCAAGATTTAATCCTAGCCGTACGTTTACTTTcgcattataatattttaataacatattATATAGTTCTGTCGGAATTTATGGTGTATGGTAGGGATACCATAGCCATTATCATCGACAGCTGTTTTAAAGTAAGTTTGACAAGTCACTAGGTCAGGGTTTTTcagtattattttcttttagtttttgcTATGTCTGGCATAGATTTATAGAGGTtctgatttatattttctttttagttaacGAATATAGTTAGATTTCAATTTAAAGTTTTGACTTAGTCACAGACAGACTCACATTACGACAACGTGTCGAGCTAGGGTAAAAACACAGTCGTTGTTTTGTTTTAGTCTAAAAACGACATGAGATAGCCAGTACTAAGATACGATGTCCTTAATGCATTAGATTCATTTTCTGCATGCATGTGTGTAAATAAACATAGATATTATACTTTTTGGCCATTAGTAAGGATACTTTTTGTGTGTAtataatttagaaataaaataatatttggatACATAATATTGCTCAGCGGGTAATAGTGTCACCTTTCTTCGAGTGATGATAGTACATAGTCCATGAGCTCTGTGCCATTGCTTGTACAGACGCacgttattaagaaaaaaattacaaaaaattaaacgaataaaagtctttttttttctttctcaaatttCTAGTTccaatgtttaaataaaaatctttttagaaCATATATATTGGTACTTTTCTATAATATATTCCATTTTTCGGAAAAGAATACATTTTTGCTTGGATTATTACATAAATACtgattattatgttttggaaaaatatgTAAACAGGTGACGAACCAAGTATTCAGGTACGCAAAGAAATCAGGAGCGAGTTACATAAACAAGCCGAAAATGAGACACTACGTTCACTGCTACGCACTCCACTGCCTAGACGAAGAAGCTTCAAACGCTCTACGAAGAGCGTTTAAAGAACGCGGCGAGAACGTTGGGTCGTGGCGTCAGGCCTGTTACAAGCCGCTCGTGGACATCGCTTGTCGTCATGGCTGGGACATAGACGCCGTTTTCAACGCTCATCCTCGCCTCTCCATTTGGTACGTTCCAACTAAGTTGCGTCAGCTCTGCCATTTGGAGCGGAACAATGCGGTTGCTGCGGCTTCAGCTTTGGTTGGGAATGGGATTAGCTGCACGGGGTCGTCTGCGTCTGGGGGTTTTGGGGTTTAATTTGTTGGGTTATTGTGGTTTAGTTACTTGTTCGctatcttaattaattattagCTTTTAGTTTACTCGTTTTGGCTGGGCTTGTTCGTTTTATTTCCGATGActtgatttattattataaaaaaattacaacgaAAGGCAATATCAATCAAGATTGGAATAAAGCATTACACGaacatataaaatgtataaatgaAATAGAACCAATCTTTTCTAATGGAAATCTTAATAGCTAACAAATAAagtttgtaatgtttttttctcatCTGTATTAAATTTCGATTGGATGTAACTACTTGCAAGAACATATCATCCAAGAGACAACTAATTTTATGAAATGATTTAAAATAGAGGGTGATACCAACTTGTTCGTTATCTAAAGATGGAGTTCCCGCCAAGAGCGTTGTACCCACAAGTCAGAAGAAGCAAGAAGAACATTCTATTAACGCAAAGGTTATCTCGAACTGAGTTCCTGTTTGTAAAGATCAACGGTTAACTAAACCCCTGAAACGTTTCTTCACCCTTTTGTCCATTGTAGCGTATAGGCACAGAGGGAAGCAGGAGAAAACGAAGAGAAACTACTTTGGAATCTAATGAGCAAAAATAGAAAGCATCAAGAACCAGAGAGTCCAATGGGACCCAAAGAGATCATCAGACAAGCTGATACGAAGCAGAAGAAGCCAGCCATTGGTGCATAGTAGACGAGCGACCAGAAACCAAACAAGGTTAAGTTCCTCAAATGGCGGGTCCTAGTGCTTTGATTCCACTTGGCGTGTCACCTACGGCTAGAACAGTAACCTGGAGGTAAGTAAAGTATGTACAAGTCTACACAAGAATATCTCTTTACTATGCTCAGAAAAAACAATCAGCTTAAAAACTGATTGTGTACTCTTTTATCATGTCATTACTTGCACTTGGGTGTCGTCTATTGAAACTTGTCCCAATATATGATTCTAAGTACAAATGTCAGAGCCAAATCGTGTCAGTGTTTTGTACATCAATTCTGTGTTTCTTCCATGTTTATAAACTTATTAGGTCATATCATGGATCGTGCAGCTTCATAGAACAGAATCTCTGGCCGAATCATCCTTTCTCCACAGAATCTAACCACATTCTTCCAGCTACCAACAACCTATATAATTACCACACGTATATTATTATCCCAACGATTCAACACAAAGAAGACAAACTCAACTGTTTATGTCGTACCTCTCCTGCTAAAGACTCACGTCTGAGATTAACCCACCGGTTCTTTTCATAAGCTATACagatgttttcttcttcttcttcttcactatAACCAACCTAGATCATATCTAATATATTATGAGAGTGTTACAGAGAAATACAGAAGAACAATAGGacaagttttctttttcttaccATAGACACAAGCCGGTAGTTAGTGTTTGGTTCTAAGCCTTCGTACAGCCTGCTCATATCTATCTCCCACTCCAAAGCCTTTGTCGTTTCTGATATTTCCTTTTCAGTTTCACTCTTCTCCCATTCCAACACTACAGAACACCAACGTTGTTTTATTATAAGCATAGAAAATGAAATGAGTATATAAGATCACAACCGTGGTGCTCAAAAACTTACCGATTGTGAAGATAGGTGGACATCTACTCATAACGTGATGAACAAAGTTTGTCGTCCCACAGCCTCCAGTTTTAGTGTCACATAACATTTTGTATTTCATGCGGGTCACTTTAAGGATATCCACAAACTTTATATCCCCAAAAGCACACTGCNNNNNNNNNNNNNNNNNNNNNNNNNNNNNNNNNNNNNNNNNNNNNNNNNNNNNNNNNNNNNNNNNNNNNNNNNNNNNNNNNNNNNNNNNNNNNNNNNNNNGAAGAGGGAAAGGGTAAGTAGTAAACCTCTTTGACTTGAGCTCCAAGCaaaaaatccaatttttttgtaattttcattTGACTTTTCAGATGGAGAGCCAAAACCTGAAGGCTAGTACAAAGCTGAGTCAAGCAAGGGAGAAGGTTAAGCGCAAGTATCCACTTCCTGTTGCGAGGAGACAGCTCTCAACTGGGTACTTGGAAGATGCTCTCGAAGAGGTTTgtgttgttgttcttcttcctaTTTTCTAAAAGCAAAGGTTTCTAAACATTAATTAGTTTTGTTGGAACTTAGGATGAAGAGACGGACCACTACGGTTCACACCGCTCAAACCGTGGCTATGAGGAGGATCTTGAAGCTGAAGCGCAACGGGAACGAAGGATTATGAACGCCAAGAaggtaaacaaaaaatatattct is a genomic window containing:
- the LOC108834213 gene encoding uncharacterized protein LOC108834213; the protein is MVCSCLISSLLLLLVSSSISPSYSFKIKSASFLSPKQVMTPGSVTDPHLFDIDFPRGHIGIKGFDAEVVDEDGNPVPLHETYLHHWVVHPYYVRKGFNLSQLDLDLPRNDLLGSSPDYIPIRNGGLCGNRVRHYFGLGSETRKTSTYVPDPYAIEIGNPEETPDGYEFKWLLNIHAIDTRGVVDKQGCTECRCDLYNVTVDEYGRALEPGYKGGLYCCYDKTQCLVRKGFEDGDKTRTLYLKYIVRWVDWDSSVLLPAKVYILDVTDSWEPSEGSTGDIQEHFCHVEYDVEPCTTSGDGCVDVRTKSLMIPFNGYIVYGVAHQHAGGLGAALYRADGEGICSSMPKYGNGHEPGNEAGYIVGMSSCYPKPVKVTYGETLTLEFNYSNVVGHTGVMGLFYILVAQQLPEPESSLQAHAKSVSFLALLAVTVVVVVVAVVVLIAAVVYRRQNREDGYQSLST
- the LOC108834212 gene encoding protein LEAFY, with the protein product MDPEGFTSGLFRWNPTRAMVQQQQQQPPPVPPPPQQQPPATPQTAAFGMRLGGLEGLFGPYGVRFYTAAKIAELGFTASTLVGMKDEELEDMMNSLSHIFRWELLVGERYGVKAAVRAERRRLQEEEEEEYSRRRHLLLSAAGDSGTHHALDALSQEDDWTGLSEDPVHQLEHTDAAGNNAVGGYWEAGQAKMKKPQQRRRKKQIVTSVETDDDMNEGEDDDDGNGNGGGGVLGIERQREHPFIVTEPGEVARGKKNGLDYLFHLYEQCREFLVQVQTIAKDRGEKCPTKVTNQVFRYAKKSGASYINKPKMRHYVHCYALHCLDEEASNALRRAFKERGENVGSWRQACYKPLVDIACRHGWDIDAVFNAHPRLSIWYVPTKLRQLCHLERNNAVAAASALVGNGISCTGSSASGGFGV
- the LOC130496279 gene encoding uncharacterized protein LOC130496279 — translated: MKYKMLCDTKTGGCGTTNFVHHVMSRCPPIFTIVLEWEKSETEKEISETTKALEWEIDMSRLYEGLEPNTNYRLVSMVGYSEEEEEENICIAYEKNRWVNLRRESLAGEVVGSWKNVVRFCGERMIRPEILFYEAARSMI